The DNA region TCGTCCCGCTCTCTGAGTCGTCCACCGTCCGCCAGACGGTCGCCTACGCGGTCCAGTCGAGCCTCGAGTCCGACCCCGGGGAACTCGTCTGCCACCTCGTGGTCGCCGTCCCCTTCGAGGCGGACGTTCCCGAGGAGCGCGCAGAACTCGAGGCCGCCGAGCGCTTGCTCGAGCGGGCGGAGACGTGGATCGGCGAAGACACCGACGACGTCGAGGCGACCGTCACCGTCGAGACGGCCATCATCGGCGCCGACGAGTACCTCTTCGGCCCGAAGGACTACGCCGACGCGTTCGCGGCCTACGCCGAGAGGCACGACCTCGATCGACTCGTCCTGGATCCGGAGTACCAGCCGGGGGCGACGGCGCCGCTGTTGCAGCCGCTCGAACGCGAACTCACTCGGATCGACCTGCACTTCGACGAAGCGCCGGTCGATCGGCCAGCCCAGCACGCCCGATTCGTCGGCACCGGCGGCTGGCGTCGCTTCTTCGGCCTCTTCGGCATCTCGTTCATTTTCTACCTGGTCCTCGGCGATCCGACCTACTGGTTCGACCTCGTTACTGGCGTCGCCGTCGCCGGAATCGTTTCGCTGACGCTCTCGCAGGTCACGTTCATCCACGAGCCGTCGATCACGCGCGGCCCCGTGCTGTTGATCCGCTTTCTCCTCTACATTCCCTATCTCCTCTACGAGATCGTCAAGGCCAACGTGGCCGTCTCGCTCGTCATCCTCCGGCCCTCGATGCCGATCGAGCCGACGATGACGCGCGTCAACGCCCGGGTCAAAAGCGGCCTGCCTCTGCTCGCGCTGGCCAACAGCATCACGCTCACGCCGGGGACGCTGACCGTCCGGGCGAACGACCAGCGACTGGTCGTCCACACGCTGATCCCGGGCGCCCAGGCGGACCTCTTCGACGGCGGCCTCGAGCGAGCGATTCGGTTCGTCTTCCACGGCCGGGGGTCCGCGGCCATCGCGTCGCCTCGAGAGCGAGGGGAAGCCGAGGTCATCTATCCGGAGCCCGTTTCCGCCCCCAGCGCGGACGCTACCGCTGATTCGAATGACGACTCGGACACCGCTTCTCCCACCGAAGGGGGTGACGAGCGATGATGCCGACCGACCTCAGCGAGATCTTCCTCGCCGCCGCCGCGGCGTTCGTCGTGCTCGCCATCGTCATGTTCTACCGCGCGGTCGCCGGCCCGACGACCCAGGACCGCCTCCTCGCGGTCAACGTCCTCGGGACGAACACAGTCGTTATCCTCGCGCTGCTCTCGGTGGCGCTCGAGCAACCGTGGTACCTCGACATCGCGCTGATCTACGCCCTGTTGAACTTCCTGATGGCGATCGCCATCTCGAAGTTCACCGTCGAACGAGGTGGAGTGCTGTGATCGAAACGATCCGCTTCTGGGCCATCATCACCCTCGTCGGTGCGGGCGTGTTCTTCACGCTCGTCTCGGCGATCGGCGTCATCCGCCTTCCAGATGTATACACGCGCGCGCACACGGCCTCCCAGACGGACACCCTCGGCGCCAGCTTTACGCTCGCGGCGGTCGCGCTGGCGCTGGGGTGGCAACACGCGACAGTGTACACCGTTCTCCTGCTGTTCTTCGTGTTCGTCACGAACCCGACGGCCGCCCACGCCATCGCGCGGTCGGCCTCCGACGTCGGTATCGATCCGTGGACGGCCGACGACGCCCGCGACCAGGACGACACGGGAGGTGACTCTCGATGAGCGCCGTCGCCTACACCCTCGCGGCGTTCGTCCTGCTGTCTGCCGTCGCGACCGCGCTGTTCCGGGACGTTCTCTCGGTCATCGTCGTCTTTGGCGCCTACAGCCTGGGGATGGCGATTCTGTACGCATTCCTGCTGGCGCCCGACGTGGCCATGACCGAAGCCGCCATCGGCGCCGGCGTGACGACGGTGCTCCTGTTACTCACCATCGCCCGGACGGCCCGTCCGACGACCGAGGACCGCTTCGAGTCGATTCAC from Natronosalvus rutilus includes:
- a CDS encoding monovalent cation/H+ antiporter subunit E — translated: MAADRLLVPLSESSTVRQTVAYAVQSSLESDPGELVCHLVVAVPFEADVPEERAELEAAERLLERAETWIGEDTDDVEATVTVETAIIGADEYLFGPKDYADAFAAYAERHDLDRLVLDPEYQPGATAPLLQPLERELTRIDLHFDEAPVDRPAQHARFVGTGGWRRFFGLFGISFIFYLVLGDPTYWFDLVTGVAVAGIVSLTLSQVTFIHEPSITRGPVLLIRFLLYIPYLLYEIVKANVAVSLVILRPSMPIEPTMTRVNARVKSGLPLLALANSITLTPGTLTVRANDQRLVVHTLIPGAQADLFDGGLERAIRFVFHGRGSAAIASPRERGEAEVIYPEPVSAPSADATADSNDDSDTASPTEGGDER
- a CDS encoding cation:proton antiporter yields the protein MMPTDLSEIFLAAAAAFVVLAIVMFYRAVAGPTTQDRLLAVNVLGTNTVVILALLSVALEQPWYLDIALIYALLNFLMAIAISKFTVERGGVL
- the mnhG gene encoding monovalent cation/H(+) antiporter subunit G: MIETIRFWAIITLVGAGVFFTLVSAIGVIRLPDVYTRAHTASQTDTLGASFTLAAVALALGWQHATVYTVLLLFFVFVTNPTAAHAIARSASDVGIDPWTADDARDQDDTGGDSR